A window of the Theileria parva strain Muguga chromosome 2, complete sequence, whole genome shotgun sequence genome harbors these coding sequences:
- a CDS encoding putative integral membrane protein: MVFYAFKNVAVYLSLQLILQLTTSYTYGILINNRTLFINSNNNDHYRSLKTIKVSLSNNDSGPNKYIENFLKSSLSKNLFKNQTSDFTANSAELNKLSGRKSWSDIVAEEVLKNRRLEYTEDESAPDIIKDPLYEREYELRTNPYNYRLTPEGRVQLEDHIEYLQRTACSHPVKYKEETPILWIVRSSHGNYCDLLEKDEEKIKSLVNRVRKQFSRSELQILVLKVNVKMPLCEIMLEGTMTDLVRIFYARGGTLQYYVTPRFWTRCDLLEMDPRLEAKYGKATAPGLFPQWDEDGMMEEIIDCMDVRPDYALEFRFPNAWHVKLLLPKFNQHLMKLFYDNVHWPTRLRVQKAFEMGVEDYRTVIEEEYQELQKLSMDKEGLRDSWFGKHAKFD, translated from the exons ATGGTTTTTTATgcttttaaaaatgttgCTGTGTATCTTTCCCtacagttaattttacagttaACCACAAGTTACACATATGGAATCTTGATAAACAATCGCACATTATTCATTAATTCTAACAATAATGACCACTATCGCAGcttaaaaacaataaaagTCAGTTTATCCAATAACGACTCGGGTccaaataaatatattgaAAACTTCCTTAAATCTTCCCTCAGCAAGAATCTATTTAAGAATCAAACATCTGATTTTACAGCAAACAGTGCagaattgaataaatt gAGCGGTCGTAAATCCTGGAGTGATATTGTGGCTGAGGAGGTATTAAAGAACAGAAGACTTGAATATACTGAAGATGAGTCAGCTCCCGATATTATCAAGGATCCCTTATATGAACGGGAATATGAATTGAGAACTAACCCTTATAATTACAGGTTAACGCCTGAGGGAAGGGTGCAACTTGAGGATCACATAGAGTATTTGCAGAGAACTGCATGTTCCCATCCCGTAAAGTATAAAGAGGAAACTCCTATTCTATGGATAGTTAGATCATCTCATG GTAATTACTGTGACTTACTGGAGAAGGACGAGGAAAAGATCAAGTCACTTGTAAATAGAGTTAGAAAACAGTTTAGTAGATCAGAACTACAAATACTTGTTTTAAAAGTGAACGTGAAGATGCCACTCTGTGAAATCATGTTAGAAGGAACGATGACTGATCTGGTAAGAATATTCTACGCTAGAGGAGGCACACTACAG tacTATGTTACACCTCGGTTTTGGACTAGGTGTGACTTGCTTGAAATGGATCCAAGACTTGAGGCCAAGTATGGAAAGGCAACTGCGCCAGGACTATTTCCACAATGGGATGAAGATGGGATGATGGAAGAGATTATCGACTGTATGGACGTCAGACCCGACTACGCATTG GAGTTTAGGTTTCCTAATGCCTGGCATGTAAAGTTGTTATTACCCAAGTTTAACCAGCACTTAATGAAACTCTTCTATGATAACGTTCACTGGCCAACAAGACTGAGAGTACAAAAAGCGTTTGAAATGGGCGTTGAAGACTACAGAACAGTCATTGAGGAGGAGTACCAAGAACTTCAGAAGTTGTCTATGGATAAAGAAGGGCTGAGAGACTCGTGGTT CGGAAAGCATGCCAAGTTTGattaa
- a CDS encoding emp24/gp25L/p24 family/GOLD family protein, whose amino-acid sequence MGIPLFNFNFIAFSLFLIFKCIINSNCSYIDATTYLEPYQQFCLSEVVGKDMFVHLTFGILDLKPGQFYSAYVIEEGSDKYIYRESTIRNDVSISFTSIEGPSITLCVNGPQSGTNFNFSLKFGADARDYSIIAKSSHLDPVDARVQNVLDELSAFHKAQIIGASSIDRTSEKAIKTYHLLARFAIANSIFVIFSTLCYIFYFRNFFKSKKLI is encoded by the coding sequence ATGGGTATTCcactttttaattttaattttatcgcCTTTTCCCtttttcttatttttaaatgtattataaACTCTAATTGCTCGTATATAGATGCCACGACTTACCTTGAACCTTATCAACAATTCTGTTTATCAGAGGTTGTTGGAAAGGATATGTTTGTACACTTGACATTTGGGATTCTAGACCTTAAACCAGGGCAATTTTACTCTGCCTATGTGATAGAGGAAGGTTCTGATAAGTATATTTACCGTGAATCTACTATCAGAAACGACGTCTCAATATCCTTTACCTCTATCGAAGGTCCTTCTATTACCTTATGTGTTAACGGACCTCAGTCAGgtacaaattttaacttctCCTTAAAGTTCGGTGCTGACGCTAGGGATTATTCAATTATCGCAAAGAGTTCACACTTGGATCCAGTGGATGCTAGGGTTCAAAACGTCCTAGATGAGCTTTCAGCCTTTCACAAGGCTCAGATTATTGGTGCGTCATCTATTGATAGAACCAGTGAAAAGGCTATTAAGACTTATCATTTGTTAGCCAGATTTGCCATCGCCAATAGCATTTTCGTTATCTTCTCCACATTGTGTTATATCTTTTACTTTAGAAATTTctttaaatctaaaaaactaatataa
- the RH36 gene encoding DEAD/DEAH box helicase family protein, translating into MLSESSCSTTIANDLVEESHSSVNNLNINKWNLDGLGSKNFKLISDSKINLKPRKSGLETPNHTSDIHENNKKKNLETFESLGVPNWIIEICKSLQIKKPTKIQKLCLPSAFKGKNLIGCSETGTGKTICFCWPILTSLAKNPYGVYSLVLTPTRELAFQISDQFRIFGVNMNIVVLSCVGGVDIVSQSIEMEKRPHVIIATPGRLAYQVSNPERNLSSIFANVKYLVFDESDRLLDISFQEPLKEILKCIPKSSEGRITFMFSATITDSIRTLASKISNSTFEFYDATEESSKILKLNRKIEHEYVFLPQHVHITYLVYVLRERFLKDEKAKGIIFICTKKRCQLVSLTLDQLEFKVTCIHSLMKQSKRTDSLSKFRSGYSNLLVATDLVSRGIDVPEVSFVINLDFPGTAFDYIHRVGRTGRGGRQGIAFSFIDEFDVEKVKNVETSVDIKLKKYEIKDKEAVKLLNKVTVATQKAHLYLQEREYK; encoded by the coding sequence atGTTATCTGAATCTTCTTGTTCTACAACTATCGCAAATGATTTAGTTGAAGAATCTCATTCCTCTGTAAATAATCtgaatattaataaatggaATTTAGATGGTTTAGGATCtaaaaactttaaattaatttctgattctaaaattaacttaaaaCCTCGTAAATCAGGTTTGGAAACACCAAACCATACATCTGATATACAcgaaaataataaaaagaagAATTTAGAAACGTTTGAATCACTTGGGGTTCCTAATTGGATAATAGAAATATGTAAATCACTTCAGATTAAGAAGCCTACTAAGATCCAAAAGCTATGTTTACCATCAGCTTTCAAGGGTAAAAACTTAATTGGGTGTTCTGAAACAGGAACAGGAAAGACGATTTGTTTCTGTTGGCCTATACTTACATCTTTAGCAAAGAATCCATATGGAGTTTATAGTTTAGTGTTAACCCCTACGAGGGAGCTGGCATTTCAAATCTCAGACCAGTTTAGAATATTTGGTGTTAACATGAACATCGTTGTGTTATCATGTGTTGGAGGTGTTGATATTGTAAGCCAGTCGATAGAAATGGAAAAGAGGCCTCATGTTATTATAGCGACTCCAGGAAGACTGGCATACCAAGTTTCTAACCCTGAACGTAATTTATCAAGTATCTTTGCAAATGTAAAGTATTTAGTTTTTGATGAGTCTGATAGGTTACTTGATATAAGTTTTCAAGAGCCTTTGAAGGAGATTTTAAAGTGTATTCCCAAATCTTCAGAAGGGAGAATTACATTTATGTTTTCAGCCACAATTACAGACTCCATAAGAACTTTAGCATCTAAGATTTCAAACTCAACCTTCGAGTTCTATGACGCAACTGAAGAGTCATCAAAAATACTAAAACTTAACAGGAAAATCGAACACGAATACGTATTCCTACCTCAACATGTCCATATAACATATCTAGTATATGTATTGAGGGAGCGATTTTTAAAGGATGAAAAGGCTAAAGGGATAATCTTTATATGTACTAAGAAAAGATGCCAACTCGTTTCATTAACTTTAGATCAACTTGAGTTTAAAGTAACTTGCATACATTCGTTAATGAAACAGTCGAAGAGGACAGACTCACTGTCAAAATTTAGGTCTGGGTAttctaatttattagtCGCTACAGACTTAGTGTCAAGAGGAATTGACGTCCCAGAAGTTTCGTTTGTAATTAACCTTGACTTTCCAGGCACAGCTTTTGATTACATTCACAGAGTTGGAAGAACTGGAAGAGGAGGAAGACAAGGTATCGCATTTTCATTTATCGATGAGTTTGACGTTGAAAAGGTTAAGAACGTTGAGACTTCAGTTGACATTAAGCTTAAAAAGTATGAAATAAAGGATAAAGAGGCTGTAAAATTACTTAACAAGGTAACAGTGGCTACTCAAAAGGCTCATTTATACTTACAAGAACGTGAATATAAATGA
- the EIF6 gene encoding Eukaryotic translation initiation factor 6, with protein sequence MAIRAQYENSNEVGVFSTLTNSYALVSLGSSTNFSSLFEAELTPHIPVVHTTIGGTRVIGRVSVGNKKGLLVSSICTDKELRHLRNSLPDSVEIRRIDERLSALGNCISANDYVGLIHVDMDKETEEIVEDVLGIEVFRASIAGDVLIGSYTRFQNKGGLVHVKTTTSEMEELSQLLQIPLTSGTINRGSDVIGAGIVVNDWVAFCGMSTTATEIATVERIFNLARPSGLNSSIIDSYSLKSALIDTLI encoded by the exons aTGGCTATAA GAGCTCAGTATGAGAACAGTAATGAAGTTGGAGTCTTTTCCACTCTGACTAATTCGTATGCACTGGTTTCGCTGGGATCTTCCACTAATTTTTCAAGTCTTTTTGAGGCTGAATTGACTCCTCACATCCCAGTAGTTCACACAACCATCGGCGGTACAAGGGTTATCGGAAGAGTTTCAGTTG gaaATAAAAAAGGACTCTTGGTCTCAAGCATTTGTACAGATAAGGAACTGAGGCACTTGAGAAACTCACTCCCTGATTCCGTAGAAATTCGCAGAATCGATGAAAGATTATCCGCTTTAGGAAATTGTATTTCAGCAAATGATTATGTTGGACTAATTCATGTTGATATGGATAAAGAAACTGAGGAGATAGTTGAGGATGTTTTGGGCATTGAGGTTTTCCGAGCCTCAATAGCTGGCGATGTATTAATTGGCAGTTATACTAGATTTCAAAATAAAGGAGGACTTGTTCATGTAAAAACTACGACGAGTGAAATGGAAGAACTTTCACAACTTTTACAAATTCCTCTAACTTCAGGAACTATTAACAGAGGCTCAGATGTCATTGGCGCAG GAATTGTCGTCAATGACTGGGTCGCATTTTGTGGAATGTCAACCACTGCCACTGAGATTGCCACAGTTGAAAGGATTTTTAACTTGGCAAGACCTTCCGGCCTCAATTCTTCTATCATCGATTCTTATAGTCTTAAAAGTGCATTAATCgacacactaatttaa
- the nfo gene encoding apurinic endonuclease (APN1) family protein, producing the protein MIFNFSTGITQKRTLQLYSYIYSNNLHIPLNILNKFSEMAAKVKTKVVKSEKGEDLNNESPTKSPSSKSRKAVKKAPKSLTQTKLDFATPTPSPAPAKWAKLPPLDPNENIGEAFRKIVELRKKSNVYIGAHVSASGGPDNSVGNAYNILGQAFALFLKNQRTWNWTDLSKSAIEKFQINMLNHNYDPKFVLPHASYLINVANPDPEKRKRAFDNFLDDIQRCEVLGITLYNFHPGSTCGLCEKSEGIQHISDCINKALEMTKGVTIVLENAAGQKNVIGSKFEDLRQIIDKVEDKSRVGICLDTCHLFAAGYDIRTTEQFDEVMKEFDKVVGLKYLRAVHLNDSKSDLGSGLDRHENIGKGKLSEQTFRFIVNSPYFKNMPIILETPVPEGNEEVYKQEVKLMYSLLE; encoded by the exons atgatttttaatttttcaacaGGAATAACACAAAAACGAACCTTACAACTTTAttcatatatttattcaaataaCCTACACATCCCTCTAAATATTCTAAATAAATTCTCAGAAATG GCTGCTAAGGTTAAAACTAAGGTTGTTAAATCAGAAAAAGGTGAAGATCTGAACAATGAATCTCCAACAAAATCACCCTCATCTAAGAGTAGAAAGGCCGTTAAAAAAGCGCCTAAGTCACTAACTCAAACAAAACTAGATTTTGCAACACCAACTCCCTCTCCTGCTCCTGCCAAATGGGCAAAATTACCTCCTCTAG ACCCGAACGAGAACATAGGTGAAGCATTTAGGAAAATTGTTGAGTTGAGAAAGAAATCTAATGTTTATATTGGAGCACACGTTTCAGCCTCAGGAGGACCAGACAATTCAGTAGGAAACGCATACAATATTCTAG GCCAAGCGTTTGCTCTTTTCCTTAAAAACCAAAGGACGTGGAACTGGACAGATTTG tcGAAATCTGCAATTGAGAAGTTCCAAATTAACATGTTAAATCACAACTACGATCCCAAATTCGTACTTCCTCACGCCTCTTACTTGATTAACGTGGCTAACCCAG ATCCCGAAAAGAGAAAAAGAGCCTTTGATAACTTTTTAGATGATATTCAAAGATGTGAAGTACTTGGAATAACTCTTTATAACTTTCATCCAG gATCAACTTGCGGTTTATGTGAAAAGAGTGAAGGAATACAACATATCTCA gacTGTATTAATAAGGCCTTGGAGATGACGAAGGGCGTTACAATTGTATTGGAAAACGCCGCAGGACAGAAGAACGTCATTGGCTCTAAGTTTGAAGACTTGAGACAGATTATAGATAAAGTCGAAGATAAATCAAGA gTTGGAATTTGCCTTGACACATGTCACCTTTTTGCCGCgg gATATGATATTAGAACAACTGAGCAGTTTGATGAAGTGATGAAGGAGTTTGATAAAGTTGTTGGACTTAAATACCTTCGAGCAGTGCATTTGAATGACTCAAAGTCAGACCTCGGTAGTGGGCTTGATAGGCATGAAAACATTGGCAAGGGGAAGCTTTCAGAGCAGACGTTCAGGTTCATAGTTAACAGTCCGTACTTTAAAAACATGCCTATAATTCTTGAAACGCCAGTCCCTGAAGGGAATGAAGAGGTGTATAAGCAGGAGGTTAAACTGATGTATAGCTTGCTCGAATAg
- a CDS encoding Regulator of volume decrease after cellular swelling family protein, translating to MESSNSNQLNYRTFLIETSTDVSKFLDKSENEEVYNQYSDVTLVLNNVENGSGNFYLTNLKLIWLNSDLSGHSYSFPYKSIMFHAISKDTNLFKNPCIFIQLNVTEEEEDNHSLLLSPKDLTLVEPIFENISKLSSFNETYSSDEDDANCEIYEE from the exons ATGGAATCATCAAACTCAAATCAACTAAACTATAGAACTTTTCTAATTGAAACTTCTACTGATGTTTCTAAATTTCTTGATAAAtctgaaaatgaagaaGTGTATAATCAATACTCAGATGTCACTCTTGTACTAAATAATGTAGAGAATG GGTCTGGGAacttttatttaacaaatctgAAACTAATTTGGCTAAATTCCGACCTTTCAGGACATTCATACTCATTTCCATATAAATCAATCATGTTTCACGCGATTTCTAAGGATACAA ATTTGTTCAAAAATCcttgtatttttatacaattaaacGTTACTGAGGAGGAAGAGGATAATCACTCACTACTATTATCACCGAAGGACTTAACTCTAGTGGAGCCAATTTTCGAAAACATATCAAAATTGAGCTCATTTAATGAAACGTATTCATCTGACGAAGATGACGCCAATTGC GAAATTTACGaggaataa
- the ptr3 gene encoding ThiF family protein, whose protein sequence is MFYFNVFNLVLFTTVLNSSCVNLFNNNKSYFPEGFLNFKRNPGKKGNLSQLNDVCNCKNIEALESSNSSPNKSNTYKNNVSKDSNVNNSKISRVELLLGSAGVKLLNCSNVLVIGANDLASKIITHLIRSGVSSVTVWDENKSVTKSILKQILLLNPDANVKILRTDLLKHLSSCEYSAVILSNQPILTAIKFNKLFHKKLNIVYASVSGCYGVVLNDFGDHEVTVTSDETYPEESARILHTGDQSCLEIETTDLSNESLNRSRYSKNDIIEVRYREPVTDNTINKFKILNVDKQSEGSVKLWIDTRNNKLIGPVVSIRKVDKPELIRFNTFESVVNSLLTGNKLVKFIKKMLTSDSIEKLVIGPDINISLNSKLLTVLSSFIALSRTNSYNLPPESHLDLENFYTVTKQIYDESDYKVVSNYNCLKNFKIPAMNSLIGALAAQECIKSITHAFKPSDLILVDRSDIFSDESGQVDAENVKNSMEQVAKMSFLVVGAGALGCDYLKLLAEMGVSDVTVFDNDTVDVSNLTRQVLFTINDVGKPKAQVALRNLNLLHNTSGYKYYNKLFTEESFELVDKNILKGNNYVAISAVDNIEGRVALDNFCLLHNVPMIEAGIHGMKCSTSFVVPYVTESFASSMGDEAVSADRYSCSVKGIPSNIEDCLFYSIELFSWIFNIQHMIFNNFVKDPVKAIEQAIKSGKTQFHNLIQIVYENLEIINAEDKKKEYSATQWAKMKYDKLVGHESEYKDSLISTLVNLKFKSLRNVGIKPVNVDFDKFNLMLDHGFKEFGVDVSGTNIRKEDFLRLFDIFVCNSRNNSNYELVPLVIEEECNDSTEFVYLVSNLRARKFNIPEASKTNLVRKAKNIVPAVSTCVSIASSLSLMELYKLPIIKNSRLGPKQGGKTGIPSLPITSTNSVNEVVINDKVKLNVVVNQNEINFCNGNKVVFTLCPFNYSKLKHLCGFFKNIFFNTATMKYVTNTCEPPKVFTIDNKNSILDGLSLSYWDHFTIRDHRKYSAPNSTNIKHTITNSLNISNKPSVPDLSGKFFRNEMIYLYELVDLLEFIFDVKVDGLTFKNGYLIVDEKNRFKPLQDLLNHPSGQLFLHIIARDNISNKIIELPDIKYSLI, encoded by the exons atgttttattttaacgTGTTTAATTTAGTCTTGTTCACGACTGTTCTGAATTCTTCATGTGTAAacttatttaataataataaatcctATTTCCCCGAAggatttttaaattttaagagGAATCCAGGGAAAAAAGGCAATTTATCGCAATTAAATGATGTTTGTAACTGTAAGAACATAGAAGCCTTAGAATCCTCCAATTCTAGCCCTAATAAATCTAACacttataaaaataatgtatcAAAAGATTCCAATGTTAAcaatagtaaaatatcGAGAGTTGAACTTTTGCTTGGATCAGCAGGTGtaaaacttttaaattGCTCAAATGTGTTGGTGATTGGCGCCAATGACTTAGCATCTAAAATcataacacatttaataaGGTCTGGAGTGTCTTCAGTAACAGTTTGGGACGAAAATAAGTCAGTAACAAAGTCAATTTTAAAGCAAATTCTACTTTTAAACCCTGATGCGAATGTTAAAATCTTACGCACTGATCTTCTTAAACACTTGTCAAGCTGTGAATATTCAGCtgtaatattatcaaaCCAACCGATTCTTACTGCCATCAAGTTTAATAAGTTATTCCACAAAAAGTTAAACATAGTTTACGCTTCAGTTTCAGGTTGTTATGGTGTTGTTCTTAATGATTTCGGTGACCATGAAGTTACCGTAACATCAGATGAAACTTATCCTGAAGAATCAGCAAGGATTTTACACACTGGTGATCAATCCTGCCTTGAAATAGAGACAACTGATTTATCTAATGAATCATTAAATAGATCGCGatatagtaaaaatgaCATCATTGAAGTTAGGTACAGGGAACCTGTTACTgataacactattaacaaGTTTAAGATATTAAATGTAGATAAACAGAGTGAAGGTTCTGTAAAACTGTGGATTGATACCaggaataataaattaataggTCCAGTAGTATCAATTAGAAAAGTTGATAAACCAGAACTAATCAGGTTTAACACCTTTGAATCAGTAGTGAATTCACTGCTTACtggaaataaattagtaaagttcattaaaaaaatgCTTACTAGTGATTCAATAGAGAAATTGGTAATTGGTCCGGATATTAACATTAGTCTGAacagtaaattattgaCAGTGTTATCCTCATTCATAGCGTTGAGTAGGACAAATTCATATAATCTACCACCAGAGTCTCATTTAGATTTGGAAAacttttacacagttactaaacaaatttatgaTGAGTCTGACTACAAGGTTGTTTCTAACTATAACTGTTTAAAGAACTTTAAAATCCCAGCAATGAACTCACTAATAG GTGCTCTGGCAGCTCAAGAGTGTATTAAGTCGATTACACACGCATTTAAACCGTCggatttaatattagtgGATAGAAGTGATATTTTCAGTGACGAGTCAGGCCAAGTGGATGCTGAGAACGTAAAGAATTCAATGGAGCAAGTGGCGAAAATGTCATTTCTGGTGGTGGGAGCAGGCGCTTTGGGGTGTGATTATCTTAAACTTTTGGCTGAAATGGGAGTATCAGATGTCACGGTATTTGACAATGATACAGTTGATGTATCAAATTTGACTAGGCAGGTTTTGTTTACAATAAATGATGTTGGGAAACCAAAAGCACAAGTAGCCCTTAGGAACCTGAATTTACTTCATAACACTAGTGGATACAAGTATTATAACAAGTTATTCACAGAAGAGAGTTTTGAGCTTGTTGataagaatattttaaagggtaataattatgtagCAATTTCAGCTGTGGATAACATTGAAGGTAGAGTAGCACTGGATAACTTTTGCCTCCTACACAACGTACCAATGATAGAAGCCGGAATTCATGGAATGAAAT GTAGTACCTCATTTGTGGTACCGTATGTTACAGAGTCATTTGCAAGTTCAATGGGAGATGAAGCTGTATCAGCAGATAGATACAGTTGTTCGGTAAAGGGAATACCATCAAACATTGAAGATTGcttattttactcaattGAGTTATTCTCCTGGATCTTCAATATCCAGCACATGATCTTTAATAACTTTGTTAAGGACCCAGTTAAGGCAATTGAACAAGCTATTAAGTCTGGCAAAACACAATTCCACAACTTGATTCAAATAgtttatgaaaatttagaGATAATAAACGCTGAAGATAAGAAGAAAGAGTATTCAGCAACGCAATGGGCTAAAATGAAATATGACAAACTCGTTGGTCATGAATCTGAATATAAAGATTCTCTAATCTCAACATTAGTTAATCTGAAGTTCAAATCACTAAGAAACGTTGGAATTAAACCTGTTAATGTGGATTTTGACAAGTTTAACCTCATGTTGGACCATGGATTTAAAGAGTTTGGGGTTGATGTATCGGGTACTAACATTAGAAAAGAGGATTTTCTGAGATTATTTGATATCTTTGTTTGTAATTCAAGGaataattcaaattatGAGTTGGTTCCACTTGTGATTGAGGAGGAATGCAATGACTCAACTGAGTTTGTATATCTTGTAAGTAACTTGAGGGCTAGGAAATTCAATATCCCAGAAGCTTCAAAAACCAATTTAGTTCGAAAAGCAAAGAATATTGTACCAGCTGTGTCTACATGCGTTTCAATCGCATCTTCACTTTCACTCATGGAACTATACAAACTACCAATTATCAAAAATAGTAGATTAGGTCCTAAACAGGGTGGTAAAACTGGTATACCAAGTTTACCAATTACTTCCACAAACTCCGTAAATGAAGTAGTCATAAATgataaagtaaaattaaatgtagTTGTGAATCAGAATGAGATTAACTTTTGTAATGGCAATAAAGTTGTTTTTACACTTTGTCCTTTCAACTATTCTAAACTCAAGCATCTGTGTGGTTTCttcaaaaatattttctTCAACACTGCAACAATGAAATATGTTACAAACACATGTGAACCTCCAAAAGTCTTTAcaattgataataaaaactCTATCCTCGATGGATTATCACTTTCATACTGGGATCACTTCACCATACGGGATCACAGAAAGTATAGTGCTCCCAATTCAACCAATATCAAACACACCATAACAAATAGTCTTAATATCTCAAATAAGCCCAGTGTTCCTGATTTGAGTGGTAAATTTTTTCGAAATGAGATGATTTACTTGTATGAATTGGTTGATTTGCTTGAATTTATCTTTGACGTGAAGGTTGACGGGCTAACATTTAAGAACGGGTACTTGATTGTAGATGAAAAGAACCGGTTCAAACCACTTCAAGACTTACTAAATCATCCCTCTGGTcagttatttttacacattattgCAAGGGATAATATTTCAAACAAGATTATAGAACTTCCAgatattaaatattctctaatataa